The region CCTGGAGCTGCCGATACCAGAACAGGCCCATCTGCTCGGCCGCCTCTTGCAGAAGCGGGATCGCGTGGGCAGCGTCTTCGCGCTCGAGATACGCGTACCCCCAGAACCCCAGCGCCTGAGCCCGCGAGAGCGGATCCGCAGCGAGTTCGAGGCCCCGGCGGCAGGCGGCGATCCCGGCCTCGAAGTCCCCCGCGGCCGCGTGGATCCCACCAAGCGTCGATGCGGCGTAGCTCCTGACGCTCGCGTCGCCGATGGCCTCGCCGACGGCCTCGGCGCGCGTCGCCGCCTCCAGCGCCGGCCGGAGCGCTCCCATGAGGTAGTAGTTGATCGCCATGTAGAAGTGCGTCTGGGCAAGCCAGTAGGGCTGCCGGGTTCGCTCGAGGAGAGCCACCGCACGGCGGCCGCGCTCGATCCCCTCGCGCGGACGGCCGGACCAGTAACTTTCCAGCGTCAGTAGGGCGCAGGCCCGGCCCATCGTCCGCTCGTCCCCGCATCGCTCGGCCTCTTCCAGGGCGCGCTGGACGTTCTCGGCCGACCGGTCCCGATCCCCGAGGAAGTTGTAGGTGAGTCCGAGCGAGAAATGGTAGCGGCAGTTCTGCGCGGTGTCCTGGAGCCGCTGGAGGCGCTCGCCCTGCGCCAGCAGCAGCTCCAGGCTCTCCTGGTTGCGTCCGAGGAAGTTGAGCGACTGGACCTGGCGCAGCGCCAGCTCGAGCACGAGCCGATCGCGGCGTTCCGCGGGCAGGCGCTCGGCACGGGCCAGGGCTTCCCGGAGGGCCGCGGCCGCTTCGGCATGGGAGTGACCCTGCGCGGCCCGGCGCGCGAAGCGCGTGAGGTACTCGATGGCCTTGTCGATCTCCTCGGTACGCGCGTAGTGGTAAGCCAGGCGGTCGTACGTCTCCTCCATCCAATCGGCGTAGAGCGCTTCCAGCGCGCGGCCGGCGGCCGCATGGAGGGCTTGGCGCTGCGGCGTCAACAGCGCCTCGTACGCGACCTCTTGGGTGAGGGCGTGCTTGAAGACGTACGTCGTCTCAGGGGTCCCCGTCGCCTCGTAGAGAAACTCCAGGCGCTTGAGCTCCGAGAGGTGCGGCTCGAGCCCTGTCGAGCCTTCCCAGACTGCCTCCAGGAGCCCGCGCGAGACCTCGCGCCCGAGCACCGCAGCGGTCTGAAGAAGCCGCTTGGACTCGTTGGGGAGCCGATCGATTCGGGCCATGAGCACGGCCTCGACGGTCTCCGGGATCGCGATATCCCCGTGCTCGCTCACGGCCCGGGCGAGCTCCTCCAGAAAGAAGGGATTCCCCTCGGCCTTGTCCAGGATGCGCTGGGCCACGTGATCGGAAATCGGGTTGCTCGCGACCACCGACTGGATGACCGTCAAGCTCTCGCGGTTCGAGAGCGGCCGGAGGGCCAGTTGGGTGGCATAAGACTTCTCGATCCAGGGGGGGCGATACCCTGGCCGGTAGGTCGTGACGAGCAAGATGGGCGCGCCGGCGAGGCTCTCCACGAACGAGGTGAAGTACTCCTCCGAGGTCTTGTCGATCCAGTGGAGATCCTCGACTACGAAGATCAGCGGCCGCTGGCGGCTGCCGTTGAGGGCCATCTGCCGGAGGAATTCGAAGGTCCGCGCCTTGATCGCCTCCGGCGTGAGCACGGCCAGTGGGTCCGGGTCGACCTTGACTCCCAGGAGATGAAGGAGGCAGGCGACCGCCTGTGCGTCTGTTCCCACCTCCTGAAGACCGAGACGAATCTTTTCCGCAACGACCTCTGACGGGTCGAGATCGGCGATCCCGCAGGAGCTCCGCAGATGGTCGAGCACGGGAAGATAGGGGATGGTGCTTCCGTAGGAGAGGCAACGCGCTTCCAGGTAGGTGAGCCGTTTGCCCGCGAGCCTCCGCTGGAACTCGTAGAGTAGCCGCGATTTGCCTACCCCGGGCTCCCCTACGATGCCGACGACCTGCCCCTGCCCTGCCTCGGCCTGCTTCAAGAGATCGTCGAGGGCGGCGAGTTCCCGCTCGCGACCCACGAAGCGACTGAAAGGACGCTCGCCGACCGCCTCCAGGGACGATCGCCGAGGGGCGAGACCCACCAGCCGGTAGGCGGTGACGGGTTCAGTCTTCCCTTTGACGGCAA is a window of Candidatus Methylomirabilota bacterium DNA encoding:
- a CDS encoding AAA family ATPase, which produces MKCPQCEQENPQGARFCKVCGARLELRCASCGHGNAPGSRFCNQCGQAIGEAGPAEAASRFGSPETYTPKHLAEKILVSKSALEGERKQVTVLFCDIAGSTALAQRLGPEAMHTLLSRFFELALGEVHRYEGTINQFLGDGFMALFGAPIAYEDHARRAVLAASAIQRRLKEQRATIAPGPGDELTVRMGLNTGAVVVGKIGDNLRMDYTAVGDTTHLAFRLQQLAEPGAILISEATLRFVRGFVRAETIELLAVKGKTEPVTAYRLVGLAPRRSSLEAVGERPFSRFVGRERELAALDDLLKQAEAGQGQVVGIVGEPGVGKSRLLYEFQRRLAGKRLTYLEARCLSYGSTIPYLPVLDHLRSSCGIADLDPSEVVAEKIRLGLQEVGTDAQAVACLLHLLGVKVDPDPLAVLTPEAIKARTFEFLRQMALNGSRQRPLIFVVEDLHWIDKTSEEYFTSFVESLAGAPILLVTTYRPGYRPPWIEKSYATQLALRPLSNRESLTVIQSVVASNPISDHVAQRILDKAEGNPFFLEELARAVSEHGDIAIPETVEAVLMARIDRLPNESKRLLQTAAVLGREVSRGLLEAVWEGSTGLEPHLSELKRLEFLYEATGTPETTYVFKHALTQEVAYEALLTPQRQALHAAAGRALEALYADWMEETYDRLAYHYARTEEIDKAIEYLTRFARRAAQGHSHAEAAAALREALARAERLPAERRDRLVLELALRQVQSLNFLGRNQESLELLLAQGERLQRLQDTAQNCRYHFSLGLTYNFLGDRDRSAENVQRALEEAERCGDERTMGRACALLTLESYWSGRPREGIERGRRAVALLERTRQPYWLAQTHFYMAINYYLMGALRPALEAATRAEAVGEAIGDASVRSYAASTLGGIHAAAGDFEAGIAACRRGLELAADPLSRAQALGFWGYAYLEREDAAHAIPLLQEAAEQMGLFWYRQLQGWFTALLGECCLLAGQPEKARDLIGRGLEITREVKYGLGVGWAQRALGRLTRTAADVTEAKTHFTDALGTFGSVEARFEVGRTHLALAELGTTTGDPGMAATHLRAAHRLFVDLVVPTWVARTEGLATAAGVCLPI